In one Neobacillus sp. CF12 genomic region, the following are encoded:
- a CDS encoding acyl-CoA dehydrogenase family protein, which yields MNFSYTEEQTSVRKVVRTFVDREIIPFIKEWDEKGHFETNILKRLADLQLMGVCIPEEYGGVGMDYNTLAIVCEELERGDTAFRTAVSVHTGLNSMTLLQWGTEEQKRKYLVPQAKGEKIGAFGLTEPNAGSDVAAMETTAVKDGHYYLLNGSKTWISLCDVADHFLIFAKTNPGEMHKGISCFIVERSFSGVSTKAIKGKLGIRAGNTGEVFLDNVRVPAENLLGYEGEGFKIAMAALDNGRFTVAAGACGTIMASLEASVKYCEVRKTFGKEIGRHQLVQQMIAKMSANLEISRLLVFKAGWLKNMGKRNTQETSVAKWISCDAALEAANDAVQIHGAYGFSNEFPVERYLRNAKAPVIYEGTREIHTIMQGEYALGYREDKPLRKMLPSWPFEEILIKG from the coding sequence ATGAATTTTTCATATACGGAAGAACAGACAAGTGTAAGGAAGGTTGTTCGAACATTTGTTGATCGTGAAATTATTCCTTTTATAAAGGAATGGGATGAGAAGGGTCATTTTGAAACCAATATTTTGAAGCGCTTAGCCGATTTACAGCTTATGGGTGTTTGTATCCCTGAGGAGTATGGCGGTGTTGGTATGGATTACAATACGCTCGCAATCGTTTGTGAGGAATTAGAACGGGGAGATACCGCCTTCCGTACCGCGGTTTCTGTTCATACCGGTTTAAACAGCATGACGCTTTTGCAATGGGGAACAGAGGAACAGAAACGAAAGTACCTTGTTCCGCAGGCAAAGGGAGAAAAGATTGGGGCATTTGGGCTCACGGAACCAAACGCTGGCTCTGATGTAGCGGCGATGGAAACAACCGCTGTAAAAGACGGACATTACTATCTGTTAAATGGCTCGAAAACATGGATTTCGTTATGTGACGTTGCCGATCACTTTTTGATTTTTGCCAAAACGAATCCAGGAGAAATGCATAAAGGCATCTCCTGCTTTATTGTTGAACGTTCTTTCTCAGGTGTTTCGACAAAAGCGATAAAAGGAAAGCTTGGCATCCGCGCAGGTAATACGGGTGAAGTGTTTTTAGACAATGTTCGGGTTCCGGCAGAGAATCTGCTTGGGTATGAAGGCGAAGGTTTTAAAATTGCGATGGCTGCACTTGATAACGGCCGGTTTACTGTGGCTGCAGGGGCCTGTGGGACAATTATGGCATCGCTTGAGGCAAGTGTAAAATACTGTGAGGTACGAAAAACTTTTGGCAAAGAAATAGGAAGACATCAGCTCGTACAGCAAATGATTGCAAAAATGTCTGCAAATCTTGAGATTTCCCGTCTGTTAGTCTTTAAAGCCGGCTGGTTAAAAAATATGGGAAAGCGTAACACACAAGAAACTTCAGTGGCAAAGTGGATTTCCTGCGATGCCGCTTTAGAAGCTGCCAACGATGCTGTGCAAATTCATGGTGCTTATGGTTTCTCAAATGAATTCCCGGTTGAGCGATATTTACGTAATGCAAAAGCTCCTGTCATTTATGAGGGAACACGTGAAATTCATACGATTATGCAAGGAGAATATGCACTTGGTTACCGCGAGGATAAACCACTGAGAAAAATGCTCCCTTCATGGCCATTTGAAGAGATTTTAATAAAAGGGTAG
- a CDS encoding putrescine aminotransferase, which produces MSIDLTRETKNEQNQQVSEYINKVLSLIEKEEVNKEEAAWITKETVNGFREHVNPGFLQYRKSVTKDGQFAAVEWSDNGACFKDVNGKEYIDCLGGFGIYNVGHRNPKVVKAVTDQLKRQALHSQDLLDPLRAMLAKILADITPGDLKYAFFTNSGTESVEAALKLAKMYSERTTFISTTRAFHGKSLGSLSGTAKGMFRKPFLPLIPGFRHVPFGDFDMMKKTFEVCAAVGEDVAAVILEPIQGEGGIILPPEGYLKQVRELCDEYGTLLIFDEVQTGMGRTGKMFAADLYEVVPDIICLAKAFGGGVMPAGAIVAREEVFKSWFPNPFMHTTTFGGNPLACAAAIATIGVLIEENLPERAGVVGEYFLKELKEAALGHEDKVLEIRGQGLMIGIEFHKDEIGYEVSKGMFDRGILVAGTLINSKTIRIEPALTISYEEVDKVINTFKEVLNLVIT; this is translated from the coding sequence ATGAGTATCGATTTAACACGAGAGACAAAGAATGAGCAGAATCAACAAGTAAGCGAATACATTAACAAGGTTTTAAGTTTAATAGAAAAGGAAGAGGTTAATAAGGAAGAAGCAGCCTGGATTACAAAGGAAACGGTCAATGGCTTCCGCGAACATGTTAACCCAGGATTTTTACAGTACCGTAAATCGGTGACAAAAGATGGTCAATTCGCAGCTGTAGAATGGTCTGATAATGGTGCCTGCTTTAAGGATGTAAACGGCAAGGAATATATTGATTGTCTCGGCGGTTTTGGAATCTATAATGTTGGTCACCGCAATCCCAAGGTTGTGAAGGCAGTAACGGATCAGTTAAAGCGTCAGGCTCTTCACAGCCAAGATCTGCTTGATCCGTTGCGTGCAATGCTGGCGAAAATTTTAGCAGATATTACACCTGGTGATTTGAAATATGCCTTTTTTACCAACAGTGGAACAGAAAGTGTTGAAGCAGCATTAAAGCTAGCGAAAATGTATAGTGAGCGAACTACCTTTATTTCAACAACACGTGCTTTCCATGGCAAAAGTCTTGGATCATTATCTGGAACGGCAAAAGGAATGTTCCGTAAACCATTCCTTCCATTAATACCGGGCTTCCGTCATGTACCATTTGGTGACTTTGACATGATGAAAAAAACATTCGAGGTTTGCGCAGCAGTCGGAGAAGATGTTGCTGCAGTCATTTTAGAGCCAATTCAAGGTGAAGGAGGAATCATTCTTCCACCAGAGGGATACTTAAAACAGGTTCGTGAGCTTTGTGATGAATATGGCACTCTTTTAATTTTTGATGAAGTACAAACAGGCATGGGACGTACCGGGAAAATGTTTGCGGCCGATTTGTATGAAGTTGTTCCAGATATTATTTGTCTTGCAAAAGCCTTTGGAGGCGGTGTTATGCCGGCCGGAGCGATTGTAGCAAGGGAAGAAGTATTTAAAAGCTGGTTCCCGAATCCATTTATGCATACAACAACTTTTGGCGGCAATCCATTAGCCTGTGCAGCTGCTATTGCCACAATTGGTGTGTTAATCGAGGAAAATTTACCAGAAAGAGCGGGAGTAGTTGGTGAATATTTCCTCAAAGAGTTAAAAGAAGCAGCGCTAGGACATGAAGATAAGGTCCTGGAAATCCGCGGGCAAGGGTTGATGATTGGAATTGAATTCCATAAGGATGAAATCGGCTATGAAGTATCAAAAGGGATGTTTGACCGTGGGATCCTCGTGGCAGGAACATTAATTAACTCGAAGACAATACGAATTGAACCGGCATTAACGATTAGCTATGAGGAAGTCGATAAGGTAATTAATACCTTTAAGGAAGTTTTAAATCTGGTAATAACATAA
- a CDS encoding DUF3870 domain-containing protein: MSGIKTYFLAGHARLPQGMAAQSVFDSLTITVEIDKKYGVIIQSSCTLATDHGREYIQQILKGHSLQDGIDEIVEMIRAGYRGKAVNALIAAVKDLYNQYSE; this comes from the coding sequence ATGTCAGGAATAAAAACTTATTTTCTCGCTGGTCATGCCCGCCTGCCGCAGGGGATGGCAGCCCAAAGTGTTTTTGACTCATTAACCATTACCGTTGAGATTGATAAAAAATATGGGGTCATTATCCAATCCTCCTGCACCCTTGCCACTGACCATGGAAGAGAATATATTCAACAAATTTTAAAAGGTCACAGCTTACAGGATGGGATAGATGAGATTGTTGAAATGATAAGAGCGGGGTATCGGGGAAAAGCAGTTAATGCGCTAATAGCAGCAGTAAAAGATTTATACAATCAATATAGTGAATAG
- a CDS encoding aldehyde dehydrogenase family protein, with the protein MVEIKNRVANLKMFIDGEWKDSETLETRSVINPANGEVISYAPEGSAADARAAIFAARRAFEEGVWSGLSAQERAFYLFKVADKIEEYADELTHLETMDNGKPLREAGFDVGDAAACFRYYAGLITKPDGYTYHVADPMQAMVVREPVGVCGLIVPWNYPLLMSVWKIAPALAAGNTIVFKPSEVTPVTPKKLFEIFEEVGLPKGVTNMVMGAGPVVGNEIASHPEVDMISFTGGTKTGKHIMKTAADTMKKVSLELGGKSPNIIFADADFETAVDYALFGIFAGSGQVCSAGSRILVEESIYDKFVERFVERAKNIKVGPGNDPETEMGPLVSQQHLEKILHYIEVGKQEGATIACGGNRIVGNGLEKGYFVEPTVFINVKQEMKIVQEEIFGPVVVIQKFQDESEAVKLANNTIYGLAGAVFSNDGAKALRVIKKLRAGITWVNSYHPTYNEAPWGGYKQSGIGRSLGTFGLEEFQEIKQININLQVEPIGWFSN; encoded by the coding sequence ATGGTCGAGATCAAAAACCGCGTTGCTAACCTTAAGATGTTTATTGATGGTGAATGGAAAGATTCTGAAACTCTGGAAACACGTTCAGTCATTAATCCTGCAAATGGAGAAGTGATTTCATATGCCCCTGAAGGAAGTGCTGCCGATGCACGGGCGGCAATCTTTGCAGCACGAAGGGCTTTCGAAGAAGGAGTATGGTCAGGATTATCAGCCCAAGAGAGAGCTTTCTATTTATTTAAAGTCGCGGATAAAATTGAGGAATATGCAGATGAATTAACACATCTTGAAACGATGGACAATGGAAAACCATTAAGAGAAGCGGGATTTGATGTCGGTGATGCTGCAGCGTGCTTCCGCTATTATGCAGGTCTGATTACAAAACCAGATGGCTATACCTATCATGTAGCTGACCCAATGCAGGCGATGGTTGTCCGTGAACCAGTTGGAGTATGTGGACTAATTGTTCCTTGGAACTATCCACTGTTAATGAGTGTTTGGAAAATTGCACCGGCTTTAGCCGCTGGAAATACAATTGTTTTTAAACCGTCAGAAGTAACACCGGTTACACCGAAGAAGCTTTTTGAAATCTTTGAAGAAGTGGGACTGCCAAAAGGAGTAACCAATATGGTAATGGGAGCAGGTCCCGTTGTGGGTAATGAAATTGCTTCCCATCCTGAAGTAGATATGATTTCGTTTACCGGCGGTACGAAAACAGGTAAACATATCATGAAAACGGCAGCAGACACGATGAAGAAAGTATCTTTAGAATTAGGGGGCAAATCACCCAATATTATTTTTGCGGATGCTGATTTTGAAACGGCAGTGGATTATGCACTATTTGGAATCTTTGCTGGTTCAGGTCAAGTGTGCTCTGCAGGGTCGAGAATTCTAGTAGAAGAAAGTATTTATGATAAATTTGTAGAACGCTTTGTTGAAAGAGCGAAGAATATAAAGGTTGGGCCAGGTAATGATCCGGAAACTGAAATGGGACCGCTTGTAAGCCAACAACATTTGGAAAAGATTTTACATTACATCGAGGTTGGTAAACAGGAGGGTGCAACCATTGCCTGCGGCGGGAACCGAATTGTAGGTAATGGCTTAGAAAAGGGCTATTTTGTTGAACCAACTGTTTTTATAAATGTAAAACAAGAGATGAAAATTGTTCAAGAAGAAATATTTGGTCCTGTTGTTGTGATTCAGAAATTTCAGGATGAAAGTGAAGCTGTTAAACTTGCAAATAATACAATCTATGGACTTGCTGGTGCCGTTTTTTCAAATGACGGGGCAAAGGCGTTAAGAGTGATTAAAAAGCTTCGTGCAGGCATTACTTGGGTGAATTCATATCATCCAACCTATAATGAGGCACCATGGGGCGGCTATAAGCAGAGTGGAATTGGACGAAGCCTTGGAACATTCGGGCTTGAGGAATTCCAAGAAATTAAACAAATCAATATTAATTTACAAGTAGAGCCAATTGGATGGTTTTCCAACTAA
- a CDS encoding NAD-dependent succinate-semialdehyde dehydrogenase has product MYLDGKWIGNDFEVFTEIINPATKEVLGAVPTGGAFEAEQAVDAAHKAFKTWSKKTADERYQLMMKWYQLIDENKHEIARIMTMEQGKPLKEALGEVQYANGFISWYAEEGKRIYGETIPASHPNKRILVRKEPVGVVAAITPWNFPAAMITRKVAPALAAGCTCVVKPANQTPLTALRMVELAHEAGIPNGVINVITGRAAEIGETWLKDPRVTKITFTGSTEVGKTLMRGAAENVKKVSLELGGNAPFIVMDDANLVKAAEGLVQSKFRNAGQTCICTNRVYVQAGIADKFIELFQAELEKLKVGNGLEEGTDIGPLIDKAAYKKVEALVNDAVRKGGKVTYSGLKPAVDNGYFYAPTILTAIHDDMECMKDEIFGPLAPISTFKTEEEVIERANNSRFGLAAYVYTENLSRSFRITEQLEYGIIGLNDALPSAVQVPFGGYKESGLGREGGHFGIEEFLEVKYISIGLDI; this is encoded by the coding sequence ATGTATCTTGATGGGAAATGGATTGGGAATGATTTTGAGGTGTTTACCGAGATTATTAACCCGGCAACAAAGGAAGTTTTAGGGGCAGTGCCAACTGGGGGTGCTTTTGAAGCAGAGCAGGCCGTTGATGCGGCCCATAAGGCCTTTAAAACTTGGTCGAAAAAAACTGCTGACGAACGCTATCAGCTTATGATGAAATGGTATCAATTGATTGATGAGAACAAACATGAAATTGCTAGGATTATGACGATGGAGCAAGGTAAACCTTTAAAAGAAGCATTGGGTGAGGTTCAATACGCTAATGGCTTTATCTCATGGTATGCAGAGGAAGGGAAACGAATCTATGGAGAAACGATTCCGGCATCCCACCCAAATAAACGAATTCTTGTTAGAAAAGAACCGGTTGGGGTGGTTGCAGCAATTACACCTTGGAACTTCCCTGCAGCCATGATTACTAGGAAAGTGGCACCAGCACTCGCAGCAGGGTGTACTTGCGTGGTAAAGCCGGCCAATCAGACACCGCTTACAGCGTTAAGGATGGTGGAGCTTGCCCATGAAGCAGGAATCCCTAATGGCGTAATCAATGTAATCACCGGCAGGGCAGCGGAAATCGGCGAAACGTGGCTGAAGGATCCTCGTGTAACCAAGATAACCTTTACAGGATCGACTGAAGTAGGGAAAACATTAATGCGCGGTGCTGCTGAAAATGTTAAAAAGGTATCGCTGGAGCTTGGTGGAAATGCTCCATTTATTGTCATGGATGATGCGAATCTAGTGAAGGCAGCAGAGGGATTGGTACAGTCAAAATTCCGAAATGCAGGTCAGACTTGTATATGTACGAATCGTGTATATGTGCAAGCGGGAATAGCGGATAAATTCATTGAACTTTTCCAGGCGGAATTAGAAAAGCTTAAGGTTGGAAACGGACTCGAAGAAGGGACCGACATCGGGCCATTAATTGATAAAGCCGCTTATAAAAAAGTAGAAGCTCTTGTGAATGATGCAGTTAGAAAGGGAGGAAAGGTCACTTACAGCGGGCTTAAACCTGCTGTAGATAATGGCTATTTCTATGCCCCGACAATTTTAACCGCTATTCACGACGATATGGAATGTATGAAAGATGAAATTTTTGGTCCGCTGGCACCGATTTCGACCTTCAAAACCGAAGAAGAAGTGATTGAACGGGCAAATAACTCCCGGTTTGGCTTAGCGGCATATGTTTATACGGAAAATCTAAGCCGTTCCTTCAGAATCACAGAACAGCTCGAATACGGAATCATTGGCCTTAATGATGCTCTGCCATCAGCTGTTCAAGTTCCATTTGGCGGCTATAAAGAGAGCGGTCTTGGGCGTGAAGGCGGTCACTTCGGAATTGAAGAATTTTTAGAAGTAAAATATATTTCAATTGGATTAGACATTTAG
- the gabT gene encoding 4-aminobutyrate--2-oxoglutarate transaminase encodes MEKKFVKQLTEIPGPKSKEIVERRNKYVPKGISNNCHSFVKKAQGALVEDVDGNQYIDFAGAIGTVNVGHSHPRIVRALQEQASQFIHTGFNVMMYESYINLAERLCHLTPGNFNKQAAFFNSGAEAVENAVKIARKYTKRQGIISFTRGFHGRTLMTMSMTSKVKPYKFGFGPFAPEVYKAPYPYVYRRPEGMSEQQYSEMIIEQFETFLLAEVAPETIAAVVMEPVQGEGGFIVPDKAFVQRVREICTQYGILFVADEIQTGFARTGKYFAIEHFGVEPDLITISKSMGAGVPISGVIGRAEIMDAADVGEIGGTYSGSPLGCRAALTVLDIIESENLNERAQKIGARATEKMIELAERFDSIGDVRGLGAMCAMEIVKDRHSKTPDKESVGKIVKAAGKRGLMLLSAGLYGNVIRLLMPLTITDEQLEEGLQILEESIEAVYVNDSAVPVGR; translated from the coding sequence TTGGAAAAGAAATTTGTTAAGCAACTAACAGAGATACCTGGACCAAAATCAAAAGAAATAGTGGAGAGAAGAAATAAATATGTTCCAAAAGGGATTAGCAATAATTGCCATTCCTTCGTGAAAAAAGCACAAGGAGCTCTTGTTGAAGATGTAGATGGTAATCAATATATTGATTTTGCTGGTGCAATTGGTACTGTAAATGTCGGCCATTCCCACCCAAGAATAGTTAGAGCCCTGCAGGAGCAGGCAAGTCAATTTATCCATACGGGCTTTAATGTCATGATGTATGAATCCTATATTAATCTTGCCGAGAGGCTGTGTCATCTTACACCTGGAAATTTTAATAAGCAGGCGGCTTTCTTTAATAGCGGTGCAGAAGCAGTAGAAAATGCCGTGAAAATAGCTAGAAAATATACAAAACGTCAAGGAATTATTTCTTTTACAAGAGGATTCCACGGCAGAACGTTAATGACGATGTCGATGACGAGCAAAGTTAAGCCGTACAAGTTCGGCTTTGGACCGTTTGCCCCAGAAGTTTACAAGGCGCCATATCCATATGTATATCGCCGTCCTGAGGGTATGAGCGAACAGCAATATAGTGAAATGATTATTGAGCAATTTGAGACATTTTTACTGGCGGAAGTGGCTCCTGAAACGATAGCTGCGGTTGTAATGGAACCCGTTCAAGGAGAGGGAGGATTTATCGTTCCAGATAAGGCATTTGTTCAAAGAGTTAGGGAAATATGTACACAGTATGGAATTTTGTTTGTGGCAGATGAGATTCAAACAGGATTCGCCCGTACTGGGAAATATTTTGCGATTGAACATTTTGGTGTTGAGCCAGACTTAATCACCATTTCAAAATCAATGGGAGCAGGAGTGCCAATTAGTGGGGTTATTGGCAGAGCAGAAATTATGGATGCAGCAGATGTTGGTGAGATAGGCGGAACCTATTCTGGAAGTCCACTAGGCTGCAGGGCAGCACTTACAGTCCTCGATATCATTGAGAGTGAAAACCTTAATGAACGGGCCCAAAAAATAGGTGCGAGAGCTACGGAAAAAATGATAGAGCTTGCTGAACGTTTCGATAGTATTGGCGATGTCCGTGGTCTAGGGGCTATGTGTGCAATGGAAATAGTTAAAGACCGTCACAGCAAAACTCCTGATAAAGAGTCAGTTGGAAAAATCGTTAAGGCCGCAGGTAAGCGTGGGCTTATGTTACTAAGCGCAGGGCTATATGGAAATGTGATCCGCCTCCTAATGCCGTTAACCATCACAGATGAGCAGTTGGAGGAAGGGTTGCAAATTCTTGAGGAAAGTATTGAGGCTGTATATGTGAACGATTCCGCCGTTCCAGTTGGGAGGTAA
- a CDS encoding CaiB/BaiF CoA-transferase family protein: MLGPLHGMKVIDLSRVLAGPYCTMILGDMGAEVIKIESIDTGDETRGWGPPFVEGESAYYLCANRNKQGITLNLKSEKGIEILQKLVLEADVVVQNFKPGTLKRLGFGYEEMKKCNKGIILASISGFGSNGPYSHLPGYDYMIQAISGLMSITGDKDAEPVKVGVAIADVLTGLYTCIGVLGAIQHRNMTGEGQEVDISLFDSQLAAMVNVASNYLCSGQIPERLGNAHPNIVPYQVFTASDGDFVIAVGNDRQYRKLAILLEDPSLLSKVYETNSSRLQYKDELVALIAKRIKTKSRAEWKQMLDVAGIPNGPIHNVKEALESKQASSRDMVVDVKHPKIPDLKLVGSPLKFSKTEVKINRHPPLLGEHTEEVLIKLGYAKSEIQAMKQNQII, from the coding sequence GTGTTAGGACCATTGCATGGGATGAAAGTTATCGATTTATCCAGAGTTTTAGCTGGACCGTACTGCACGATGATCCTAGGCGATATGGGGGCGGAAGTAATAAAAATTGAAAGTATCGATACAGGAGATGAAACAAGAGGATGGGGACCACCTTTTGTGGAGGGAGAAAGTGCCTACTATCTATGTGCCAATCGAAATAAGCAAGGAATTACTCTAAACTTGAAGTCGGAAAAAGGCATAGAGATATTACAAAAGCTAGTTTTAGAGGCTGATGTGGTTGTACAAAATTTTAAGCCAGGAACCCTCAAACGACTAGGCTTCGGTTATGAGGAGATGAAAAAGTGTAATAAAGGAATTATCCTTGCCTCAATCAGCGGATTTGGCTCTAATGGGCCATACTCCCATCTGCCAGGCTATGATTATATGATTCAAGCAATTTCAGGATTAATGAGCATTACTGGAGACAAGGATGCCGAGCCTGTCAAAGTTGGGGTAGCAATCGCTGATGTACTAACAGGGCTGTACACCTGTATCGGAGTCTTAGGGGCGATTCAACACAGAAACATGACAGGTGAGGGACAGGAAGTGGATATCTCCTTATTTGACTCCCAGCTGGCTGCAATGGTGAATGTTGCAAGTAACTATTTATGTTCAGGTCAGATTCCAGAACGTCTTGGCAATGCCCATCCAAATATCGTTCCTTATCAGGTATTTACAGCGAGTGATGGTGATTTTGTTATTGCGGTTGGAAATGACCGGCAATATCGAAAGTTGGCCATTTTGCTGGAGGATCCATCACTGCTTTCGAAGGTATATGAAACCAACTCAAGCAGGCTGCAATATAAGGACGAGTTAGTAGCCCTCATTGCGAAGAGGATTAAAACGAAATCAAGAGCAGAATGGAAACAGATGCTTGATGTGGCAGGCATCCCAAATGGACCGATTCATAATGTCAAAGAAGCATTAGAGTCGAAGCAGGCGAGTTCAAGGGATATGGTTGTAGATGTTAAGCATCCGAAAATCCCTGATTTAAAACTTGTTGGTTCACCGTTAAAGTTTTCAAAAACTGAAGTAAAAATCAATCGTCACCCTCCATTGCTCGGCGAACACACGGAAGAAGTCTTAATAAAACTGGGATACGCTAAATCAGAAATTCAAGCAATGAAACAAAACCAAATCATATAG